A single Augochlora pura isolate Apur16 chromosome 2, APUR_v2.2.1, whole genome shotgun sequence DNA region contains:
- the LOC144476402 gene encoding uncharacterized protein LOC144476402 — protein sequence MPKILCALICVLGFSVVDTVQQKDGVLEKIKAGLEYATNYLETAKDIADLVAKSLGKKQKERRGEDEDKNKAGFVPSDVMSAFFRMIGLDSQKVTAIVVNSVIFLAQMISSLFELKPPKENIARDANDEDEMSNWNPADMIMESKNEKIQRLIEQAYDEKLPNQLMERIDGVDSACVKLLLCKTSPVIKAAQNFLKNKVQVEPYRMTAWLPSKDDFEENSDQCDHTHVDCNLHS from the exons ATGCCGAAAATTCTGTGCGCTTTGATCTGTGTCCTCGGTTTTTCTGTCGTCGACACGGTGCAACAAAAAGATG GTGTGCtggagaaaataaaagcagGATTGGAGTACGCGACGAATTACCTGGAAACAGCGAAGGATATAGCCGATCTAGTGGCCAAAAGTTTAGGCAAGAAGCAAAAAGAGAGGCGAGGCGAAGACGAGGACAAGAACAAGGCAGGTTTCGTGCCGTCGGACGTGATGTCCGCGTTTTTCCGGATGATCGGCCTCGATTCGCAAAAAGTTACGGCGATTGTCGTCAACAGTGTAATATTTCTTGCTCAaatg ATTAGTTCGCTGTTCGAGTTGAAACCGCCGAAAGAAAATATCGCGAGGGATGCGAACGACGAGGACGAAATGTCCAACTGGAATCCAGCCGACATGATCATGGAAAGCAAGAACGAAAAG ATCCAACGATTGATCGAGCAAGCGTACGACGAAAAGCTGCCGAACCAGTTGATGGAAAGGATAGACGGCGTCGATTCCGCTTGCGTGAAGCTGCTGCTATGCAAAACCTCGCCGGTGATTAAGGCCGCGCAGAATTTCCTGAAGAATAAGGTGCAGGTCGAACCTTACCGAATGACAGCGTGGCTGCCCAGCAAGGACGATTTCGAGGAGAACAGCGACCAGTGCGATCACACTCACGTGGATTGCAATTTGCATTCCTAA
- the Cep164 gene encoding centrosomal protein 164 isoform X2, which translates to MSISQDSAATIVCREVFDETSHPSNEEVLDYARHLGIDPDAEPHLMDLAREGLMAALPKGWRPCFVESTGAWYYYQTSTGTTTWEHPLDAVYKELVEQARAGNVRQMSVEEDSKTTAKELESHEEATLPKDASTSKDPNKCPGKASLPPTRIPTKLTPLKKPEKSEGARRKESLEKPVKLQVDKPDTPLATDRAARDYTSLKFQDPKFYECPKLLENVASPSTSMASTAPSMRELDLKEVLKRSESLSPRNEKWEQLSCKFSPEESIIDIDKLSASTLFKSEKPEKFDKEKHPSQLGQQKELTLSGGGTMFLKSNRSRDNTPSQEAAKLDDFRTVTISDDTATVGGDRLKSILREKQSEDDDRPADEERKSVRFDISKEMDIKFMYLEEDWNSESEEQNVRISAVVTNKITGSVLSAEGSDGQSFDDKEDPETKEDSEDKPDEDTGKSSSSEKAESLTKNAKVVGKRFVVQNVTENEHRDQMARESLSRDSVSIESSLDYQPNKIDNVKNVRRRSKTRKSAIRFSKERQTDDDDTSDLSKVQQDVDHPGRDSGGTKGYEQAKAQLTKEHEEDIEMLKKEYEEKLEKTRWDLEEDFVAQKELLEKDMNDRLEKLRVDMAQKEEREIQQLIAEMDEARMENLKKVKAELEVCYEKERQEILTNLKIELDERKKELLELRNQEIGKLENEHERDLGEEKLAKLSEIELTKQHNEKIEAMKKELEKEFDDLRAELWVRQREKITKITEDHEKCLEDILRNFRIDETVAQQQVYKQRLGDMWPGRSVEIKTRKLAEQRSFQQESVDIEKMRSENRLMQDKYTALREKYKKLKNDVRLAVERRSWRKAEYNTTSETERSTSTRTRTDITESSEQNTPVRNTRSSSTTRNGKPQEAQPAAEHQPEDQPEADASSSQKTASGCQKPATATNTKTAAKFESDDTTTASETNANMMMIRKKKSIGKRTASAVRVSSSAANNSNNNNNNPDNPVENIRKQLEKLEDLGDQLPSNETAYTLRYPFQDKAPANASSELEFFRHRIHVERDSVRRAQEALRDQETAFQGRQRAWKQSSARATLEQLVQEERELSDVEVSLHRTKSLLGEKVIHLRHLEQTLERVASARRNENDATSTRNDELTLSDMSSASSGFSSTDLGTDPFIGTFGTPNIQSNILSQLTAAQPPAATTQNIIAQYGPNSGFTTSVGTVEKTTSNLMERTWNLRDWLRQARVENTDLITPGQATL; encoded by the exons AGGAAGACTCGAAGACAACAGCGAAGGAATTAGAGTCGCACGAGGAGGCGACGTTGCCCAAAGACGCGTCCACTTCCAAGGACCCGAACAAGTGCCCCGGCAAGGCCAGCTTGCCGCCGACCAGGATCCCCACGAAACTGACGCCGCTGAAAAAGCCGGAGAAATCGGAAGGCGCGCGAAGGAAGGAGAGCCTGGAGAAGCCGGTCAAGCTGCAAGTCGACAAGCCGGACACTCCGTTGGCGACCGACAGAGCCGCGAGAGACTACACCAGCCTGAAGTTCCAGGACCCGAAGTTCTACGAATGCCCGAAGCTCCTGGAGAACGTCGCGTCCCCGTCGACGTCGATGGCGTCCACCGCGCCGTCCATGAGGGAGCTGGACCTGAAGGAGGTCCTGAAGAGGTCCGAGTCCCTGAGCCCCAGGAACGAGAAGTGGGAGCAATTGTCCTGCAAGTTCAGCCCCGAGGAGAGCATCATCGACATCGACAAACTGAGCGCGTCCACGTTGTTCAAGTCGGAGAAGCCGGAGAAGTTCGACAAGGAGAAACATCCGAGCCAGTTGGGCCAGCAGAAGGAGCTCACGCTGAGCGGCGGTGGCACGATGTTTCTGAAGAGCAACAGGAGCAGAGATAATACGCCCAGTCAAGAGGCTGCTAAGCTCGACGACTTCCGGACCGTCACGATCAGCGACGACACCGCTACCGTTGGGGGAGACAGGCTCAAGTCCATTCTCAGGGAGAAGCAGTCCGAGGACG ATGACAGACCAGCCGACGAGGAGCGTAAAAGCGTGCGTTTCGACATATCGAAGGAGATGGACATCAAGTTCATGTATCTGGAGGAGGACTGGAATTCGGAATCGGAGGAGCAGAACGTTCGAATATCGGCGGTGGTGACGAATAAGATCACCGGCTCGGTTTTGTCCGCCGAAGGATCGGATGGCCAGAGCTTCGACGACAAGGAAGACCCCGAGACCAAAGAGGACTCCGAGGACAAGCCCGACGAGGACACGGGGAAGAGTTCCTCTTCGGAAAAGGCGGAGTCCTTGACGAAGAACGCTAAAGTCGTCGGCAAGAGGTTCGTCGTTCAGAACGTCACCGAGAACGAGCACCGGGATCAGATGGCCCGCGAGAGTCTGTCGAGGGACAGCGTGTCCATCGAAAGCAGCTTGGACTACCAACCGAACAAGATCGACAACGTGAAGAACGTTCGCAGGAGGAGCAAGACGAGGAAGTCGGCGATTAGATTCTCGAAGGAGAGAcagaccgacgacgacgacacgtCCGACTTGTCGAAGGTGCAACAAGACGTGGATCATCCGGGGCGGGACAGCGGCGGGACGAAGGGTTACGAGCAGGCGAAGGCGCAGCTGACGAAGGAGCACGAGGAGGACATCGAGATGCTGAAGAAAGAGTACGAGGAGAAGCTGGAGAAGACGAGGTGGGACCTGGAGGAGGATTTCGTGGCGCAGAAGGAGCTGCTGGAGAAGGATATGAACGACAGGCTGGAGAAGCTGAGGGTCGATATGGCTCAGAAG GAGGAACGAGAGATTCAGCAGCTGATCGCAGAGATGGACGAAGCGAGGATGGAGAATCTGAAGAAGGTGAAGGCCGAGCTGGAGGTCTGCTACGAGAAGGAGAGGCAAGAGATTCTGACGAACTTGAAGATCGAACTGGACGAGAGGAAGAAGGAGCTGCTGGAGTTGAGGAACCAGGAGATCGGCAAGCTGGAGAACGAACACGAGCGCGACCTGGGCGAGGAGAAGCTCGCCAAGCTCAGCGAGATAGAGCTGACGAAGCAACACAACGAGAAGATCGAGGCGATGAAGAAGGAACTGGAGAAAGAGTTCGACGATCTGCGCGCGGAGCTCTGGGTACGGCAGAGGGAGAAAATCACGAAAATTACGGAGGATCACGAGAAGTGCCTAGAAGACATTCTGCGTAATTTCCGGATCGAC GAGACCGTAGCCCAGCAGCAGGTGTACAAGCAGCGTTTAGGGGACATGTGGCCGGGCAGGTCCGTGGAGATCAAGACGAGGAAGCTGGCCGAGCAACGGTCGTTCCAACAGGAGAGCGTCGACATCGAGAAGATGAGGTCCGAGAACCGTCTGATGCAGGACAAGTACACGGCCCTGCGGGAGAAGTACAAGAAGCTGAAGAACGACGTTCGTCTGGCCGTGGAGAGGAGGAGCTGGAGAAAGGCGGAGTACAACACGACCTCCGAGACGGAGAGGTCTACGTCCACCAGGACCAGAACCGATATAACCGAGTCGTCGGAACAAAA TACCCCGGTGAGGAACACGCGGTCTAGCTCTACGACGCGAAACGGAAAGCCGCAGGAGGCTCAGCCCGCGGCCGAGCACCAGCCCGAGGATCAGCCGGAAGCGGACGCGTCCAGCTCGCAGAAGACCGCCTCGGGCTGCCAGAAGCCGGCCACGGCCACCAACACGAAGACCGCCGCGAAATTCGAGTCCGACGACACGACCACCGCCAGCGAGACGAACGCGAACATGATGATGATCAGGAAAAAGAAGAGCATCGGAAAGAGAACGGCCAGCGCAGTCAGGGTCAGCTCGAGCGCCGccaacaacagcaacaacaacaacaacaatccCGACAATCCGGTCGAGAATATCAGGAAGCAGCTAGAGAAGCTCGAAGATCTCGGTGATCAGCTTCCTAGCAATGAAACGGCCTACACCTTGCGATATCCTTTCCAAGACAAAG CGCCGGCGAACGCCTCTTCGGAGCTGGAATTCTTCCGGCATCGTATCCACGTCGAGAGGGACTCCGTGAGGAGGGCGCAGGAGGCGCTCCGAGACCAAGAGACCGCTTTTCAGGGACGGCAGAGAGCTTGGAAGCAAAGCAGCGCACGTGCCACCCTAGAACAATTAGTTCAG GAAGAACGCGAGCTATCAGATGTGGAAGTGAGTTTGCACCGCACGAAAAGCCTGCTCGGGGAGAAGGTGATACATTTGAGACACTTAGAGCAAACGCTGGAGAGAGTTGCCAGCGCAAGACGGAACGAGAACGACGCGACTTCAACAAGAAACGACGAATTAACTTTGAGCGATATGTCTAGCGCGAGCAGCGGCTTCAGCTCCACTGATCTGGGAACGGACCCGTTCATAG GAACATTTGGTACTCCGAATATACAGTCGAACATCTTGTCCCAACTGACAGCTGCGCAACCGCCGGCCGCGACCACGCAGAACATAATCGCCCAATACGGTCCTAACAGCGGCTTCACGACCAGCGTCGGCACCGTCGAGAAGACCACCTCGAACCTGATGGAACGAACATGGAACCTGAGGGACTGGCTGCGACAGGCCCGCGTCGAGAACACCGACCTGATCACGCCGGGCCAGGCGACCCTCTGA
- the Cep164 gene encoding centrosomal protein 164 isoform X1 produces the protein MSISQDSAATIVCREVFDETSHPSNEEVLDYARHLGIDPDAEPHLMDLAREGLMAALPKGWRPCFVESTGAWYYYQTSTGTTTWEHPLDAVYKELVEQARAGNVRQMSVEEDSKTTAKELESHEEATLPKDASTSKDPNKCPGKASLPPTRIPTKLTPLKKPEKSEGARRKESLEKPVKLQVDKPDTPLATDRAARDYTSLKFQDPKFYECPKLLENVASPSTSMASTAPSMRELDLKEVLKRSESLSPRNEKWEQLSCKFSPEESIIDIDKLSASTLFKSEKPEKFDKEKHPSQLGQQKELTLSGGGTMFLKSNRSRDNTPSQEAAKLDDFRTVTISDDTATVGGDRLKSILREKQSEDDDRPADEERKSVRFDISKEMDIKFMYLEEDWNSESEEQNVRISAVVTNKITGSVLSAEGSDGQSFDDKEDPETKEDSEDKPDEDTGKSSSSEKAESLTKNAKVVGKRFVVQNVTENEHRDQMARESLSRDSVSIESSLDYQPNKIDNVKNVRRRSKTRKSAIRFSKERQTDDDDTSDLSKVQQDVDHPGRDSGGTKGYEQAKAQLTKEHEEDIEMLKKEYEEKLEKTRWDLEEDFVAQKELLEKDMNDRLEKLRVDMAQKEEREIQQLIAEMDEARMENLKKVKAELEVCYEKERQEILTNLKIELDERKKELLELRNQEIGKLENEHERDLGEEKLAKLSEIELTKQHNEKIEAMKKELEKEFDDLRAELWVRQREKITKITEDHEKCLEDILRNFRIDETVAQQQVYKQRLGDMWPGRSVEIKTRKLAEQRSFQQESVDIEKMRSENRLMQDKYTALREKYKKLKNDVRLAVERRSWRKAEYNTTSETERSTSTRTRTDITESSEQNTPVRNTRSSSTTRNGKPQEAQPAAEHQPEDQPEADASSSQKTASGCQKPATATNTKTAAKFESDDTTTASETNANMMMIRKKKSIGKRTASAVRVSSSAANNSNNNNNNPDNPVENIRKQLEKLEDLGDQLPSNETAYTLRYPFQDKAPANASSELEFFRHRIHVERDSVRRAQEALRDQETAFQGRQRAWKQSSARATLEQLVQEERELSDVEVSLHRTKSLLGEKVIHLRHLEQTLERVASARRNENDATSTRNDELTLSDMSSASSGFSSTDLGTDPFIDKPDHYQESTEIIASLENLNSEIREIWGVLSKRQDSNVPPPPTLMYSYLRWLRFHHLAAQPNSVQGTFGTPNIQSNILSQLTAAQPPAATTQNIIAQYGPNSGFTTSVGTVEKTTSNLMERTWNLRDWLRQARVENTDLITPGQATL, from the exons AGGAAGACTCGAAGACAACAGCGAAGGAATTAGAGTCGCACGAGGAGGCGACGTTGCCCAAAGACGCGTCCACTTCCAAGGACCCGAACAAGTGCCCCGGCAAGGCCAGCTTGCCGCCGACCAGGATCCCCACGAAACTGACGCCGCTGAAAAAGCCGGAGAAATCGGAAGGCGCGCGAAGGAAGGAGAGCCTGGAGAAGCCGGTCAAGCTGCAAGTCGACAAGCCGGACACTCCGTTGGCGACCGACAGAGCCGCGAGAGACTACACCAGCCTGAAGTTCCAGGACCCGAAGTTCTACGAATGCCCGAAGCTCCTGGAGAACGTCGCGTCCCCGTCGACGTCGATGGCGTCCACCGCGCCGTCCATGAGGGAGCTGGACCTGAAGGAGGTCCTGAAGAGGTCCGAGTCCCTGAGCCCCAGGAACGAGAAGTGGGAGCAATTGTCCTGCAAGTTCAGCCCCGAGGAGAGCATCATCGACATCGACAAACTGAGCGCGTCCACGTTGTTCAAGTCGGAGAAGCCGGAGAAGTTCGACAAGGAGAAACATCCGAGCCAGTTGGGCCAGCAGAAGGAGCTCACGCTGAGCGGCGGTGGCACGATGTTTCTGAAGAGCAACAGGAGCAGAGATAATACGCCCAGTCAAGAGGCTGCTAAGCTCGACGACTTCCGGACCGTCACGATCAGCGACGACACCGCTACCGTTGGGGGAGACAGGCTCAAGTCCATTCTCAGGGAGAAGCAGTCCGAGGACG ATGACAGACCAGCCGACGAGGAGCGTAAAAGCGTGCGTTTCGACATATCGAAGGAGATGGACATCAAGTTCATGTATCTGGAGGAGGACTGGAATTCGGAATCGGAGGAGCAGAACGTTCGAATATCGGCGGTGGTGACGAATAAGATCACCGGCTCGGTTTTGTCCGCCGAAGGATCGGATGGCCAGAGCTTCGACGACAAGGAAGACCCCGAGACCAAAGAGGACTCCGAGGACAAGCCCGACGAGGACACGGGGAAGAGTTCCTCTTCGGAAAAGGCGGAGTCCTTGACGAAGAACGCTAAAGTCGTCGGCAAGAGGTTCGTCGTTCAGAACGTCACCGAGAACGAGCACCGGGATCAGATGGCCCGCGAGAGTCTGTCGAGGGACAGCGTGTCCATCGAAAGCAGCTTGGACTACCAACCGAACAAGATCGACAACGTGAAGAACGTTCGCAGGAGGAGCAAGACGAGGAAGTCGGCGATTAGATTCTCGAAGGAGAGAcagaccgacgacgacgacacgtCCGACTTGTCGAAGGTGCAACAAGACGTGGATCATCCGGGGCGGGACAGCGGCGGGACGAAGGGTTACGAGCAGGCGAAGGCGCAGCTGACGAAGGAGCACGAGGAGGACATCGAGATGCTGAAGAAAGAGTACGAGGAGAAGCTGGAGAAGACGAGGTGGGACCTGGAGGAGGATTTCGTGGCGCAGAAGGAGCTGCTGGAGAAGGATATGAACGACAGGCTGGAGAAGCTGAGGGTCGATATGGCTCAGAAG GAGGAACGAGAGATTCAGCAGCTGATCGCAGAGATGGACGAAGCGAGGATGGAGAATCTGAAGAAGGTGAAGGCCGAGCTGGAGGTCTGCTACGAGAAGGAGAGGCAAGAGATTCTGACGAACTTGAAGATCGAACTGGACGAGAGGAAGAAGGAGCTGCTGGAGTTGAGGAACCAGGAGATCGGCAAGCTGGAGAACGAACACGAGCGCGACCTGGGCGAGGAGAAGCTCGCCAAGCTCAGCGAGATAGAGCTGACGAAGCAACACAACGAGAAGATCGAGGCGATGAAGAAGGAACTGGAGAAAGAGTTCGACGATCTGCGCGCGGAGCTCTGGGTACGGCAGAGGGAGAAAATCACGAAAATTACGGAGGATCACGAGAAGTGCCTAGAAGACATTCTGCGTAATTTCCGGATCGAC GAGACCGTAGCCCAGCAGCAGGTGTACAAGCAGCGTTTAGGGGACATGTGGCCGGGCAGGTCCGTGGAGATCAAGACGAGGAAGCTGGCCGAGCAACGGTCGTTCCAACAGGAGAGCGTCGACATCGAGAAGATGAGGTCCGAGAACCGTCTGATGCAGGACAAGTACACGGCCCTGCGGGAGAAGTACAAGAAGCTGAAGAACGACGTTCGTCTGGCCGTGGAGAGGAGGAGCTGGAGAAAGGCGGAGTACAACACGACCTCCGAGACGGAGAGGTCTACGTCCACCAGGACCAGAACCGATATAACCGAGTCGTCGGAACAAAA TACCCCGGTGAGGAACACGCGGTCTAGCTCTACGACGCGAAACGGAAAGCCGCAGGAGGCTCAGCCCGCGGCCGAGCACCAGCCCGAGGATCAGCCGGAAGCGGACGCGTCCAGCTCGCAGAAGACCGCCTCGGGCTGCCAGAAGCCGGCCACGGCCACCAACACGAAGACCGCCGCGAAATTCGAGTCCGACGACACGACCACCGCCAGCGAGACGAACGCGAACATGATGATGATCAGGAAAAAGAAGAGCATCGGAAAGAGAACGGCCAGCGCAGTCAGGGTCAGCTCGAGCGCCGccaacaacagcaacaacaacaacaacaatccCGACAATCCGGTCGAGAATATCAGGAAGCAGCTAGAGAAGCTCGAAGATCTCGGTGATCAGCTTCCTAGCAATGAAACGGCCTACACCTTGCGATATCCTTTCCAAGACAAAG CGCCGGCGAACGCCTCTTCGGAGCTGGAATTCTTCCGGCATCGTATCCACGTCGAGAGGGACTCCGTGAGGAGGGCGCAGGAGGCGCTCCGAGACCAAGAGACCGCTTTTCAGGGACGGCAGAGAGCTTGGAAGCAAAGCAGCGCACGTGCCACCCTAGAACAATTAGTTCAG GAAGAACGCGAGCTATCAGATGTGGAAGTGAGTTTGCACCGCACGAAAAGCCTGCTCGGGGAGAAGGTGATACATTTGAGACACTTAGAGCAAACGCTGGAGAGAGTTGCCAGCGCAAGACGGAACGAGAACGACGCGACTTCAACAAGAAACGACGAATTAACTTTGAGCGATATGTCTAGCGCGAGCAGCGGCTTCAGCTCCACTGATCTGGGAACGGACCCGTTCATAG ACAAACCGGATCACTACCAGGAGTCGACGGAAATCATCGCAAGCCTGGAAAACCTAAATTCGGAAATACGTGAGATCTGGGGCGTCCTGAGCAAACGGCAGGACAGTAACGTGCCGCCGCCCCCAACACTGATGTACTCTTATTTGCGATGGCTACGATTCCACCATCTCGCCGCGCAGCCGAATAGTGTTCAAG GAACATTTGGTACTCCGAATATACAGTCGAACATCTTGTCCCAACTGACAGCTGCGCAACCGCCGGCCGCGACCACGCAGAACATAATCGCCCAATACGGTCCTAACAGCGGCTTCACGACCAGCGTCGGCACCGTCGAGAAGACCACCTCGAACCTGATGGAACGAACATGGAACCTGAGGGACTGGCTGCGACAGGCCCGCGTCGAGAACACCGACCTGATCACGCCGGGCCAGGCGACCCTCTGA